The Halorientalis sp. IM1011 genome window below encodes:
- a CDS encoding sulfite exporter TauE/SafE family protein, with the protein MSGGRITEIEDVEPAYGNRDIDAVARELDRQSLAERARIGQRTRRRLGWLAVVFVAGFLTSVWIAGVRPADPAAVGRLFVPSVIVAGAVFQTLDSAAGMGFGTALSPLLFSLNYAPLEVVPALLVTQSISGLLAGAMHHEFENVEFSIRPPLTDATRAVLVLTAGGVVGAVLSILIAYLALGLPGTVIEGYVAVLVIGMGVIGVARQYLPRSNVYRPRRLVGFALLAGVNQGISGGGFGPVVTLGQIFAGVYEKTAAAITALAEGLVSIVGTLLYLTLFAVGLSVEFVLLPSLLVGSVFAAVLAPYLVRVVPGKLLAYLIPVYAFGIGLVVLLQLA; encoded by the coding sequence CGTACGGGAATAGAGACATCGACGCCGTGGCGCGGGAACTCGATCGGCAGTCGCTGGCGGAACGGGCCCGGATCGGTCAGCGGACCCGCCGCCGACTCGGCTGGCTCGCGGTCGTGTTCGTCGCTGGCTTCCTCACGAGTGTCTGGATTGCTGGCGTCCGGCCGGCCGATCCCGCCGCTGTGGGTCGGCTGTTCGTCCCGTCGGTGATCGTCGCCGGCGCGGTCTTTCAGACACTCGATTCGGCCGCCGGGATGGGGTTCGGGACCGCGCTCTCTCCGCTCCTGTTCTCGCTGAACTACGCGCCGCTGGAGGTTGTCCCGGCCCTCCTCGTCACCCAGAGTATAAGCGGCTTACTCGCCGGTGCGATGCACCACGAGTTCGAAAACGTCGAGTTCTCGATCCGGCCGCCACTGACCGACGCGACCCGTGCCGTGCTCGTGCTGACCGCAGGTGGCGTCGTCGGTGCCGTCCTGTCGATCCTGATCGCATACCTCGCGCTAGGGCTCCCCGGAACCGTGATCGAGGGGTACGTCGCCGTTCTCGTGATCGGCATGGGGGTAATCGGTGTCGCCAGACAGTATCTCCCGCGCTCGAACGTCTACCGCCCGCGCCGGCTGGTCGGGTTCGCCCTGCTGGCGGGCGTCAATCAGGGTATCTCCGGCGGTGGCTTCGGCCCCGTCGTGACGCTCGGGCAGATCTTCGCCGGTGTCTACGAGAAGACCGCGGCGGCGATCACCGCGCTCGCGGAAGGGCTGGTTTCGATCGTCGGAACGCTCCTGTACCTGACGCTGTTCGCAGTCGGCCTCTCCGTCGAGTTCGTGTTACTCCCCTCCCTGCTCGTCGGATCGGTTTTCGCCGCCGTCCTCGCACCGTACCTGGTCCGGGTTGTCCCTGGAAAACTGCTGGCGTATCTCATCCCCGTCTACGCCTTCGGGATCGGGCTTGTCGTGCTCTTGCAACTCGCGTGA